The following coding sequences are from one Virgibacillus necropolis window:
- a CDS encoding GW dipeptide domain-containing protein, with protein MKKTAIVIITFLLFTLSIPSQIFANDSKDSKVNESDVKITNVEDKDILKEKNTTEGLEKDEGNSPSVEKDINNQTSEKEADKSQSQSSLKTEDEPKENTQDTLDNTQDTLDNTQESEKVNPEKNESVIEKDSSTNEQENIFQEKKESDTTNETNEKSTEKKASVNTLTVPNTFSVADINKSNTSRLGHIQSESVNIYENLTDMPYITAGEKYTNQVYYIKQQAVIKGQTYYLISLEPSKTRGVVGWVKADDLSTYSHTGVDSDSKTFYIKGTGSAYNKAWGGSKNLVYGDMSKFANHKFTVHLTEAVGTNTWYRGQLNGKTIWLHEAYVKPLLKSNTSKLGHIKSERVQIYKDLGVQTSSFTAGETYTNQVYYIKEQANLEGQTYYLISLKPSRTSGVVGWVKAKDLSTYSHTGVDRDSKSFYIKGTGSAYSKAWGGSKDLVYEDMSKYANYKFTVHLTEAVGTNTWYRGQLNGKTIWLHEAYVVTHSQSHTSKLGHIVSSNVKIFTDPYSNSSYKTAEETYTNQVYYIKEQAVTNGQTYYLISIEPSRTNGVIGWVRAEDLSTYSHTSVNSNVKTFYIKGTGSAYSKAWGGSKDLVYEDMSQYINEEFTVHLTEAVGSNTWYRGKLNGKTIWLHEAYVKSYIKSNTSKLGHIKSAKVKIYNSLESESSYKTAGEKYTNQVYYIKEQAFTKSQSYYLISLEPSRVNGVVGWVKAEDLSTYSHTGVDSQQKTFIIEGTGNAYNKAWGGSKNVVYSDLSNYRNKEFVIDLTEAVGGNIWYRGQLSGKTVWIHESFLKKVIDISTFYNMTLDEMVDIQMTATPQTDKRYKLWIREDAFDSITDGVGTINNNVWNLRRGPGTMYARGGQVAANSTHHILDSSIGADEYTWYNIKYTSGWVTPDIIDLRYYLNPANFLDTFRDKLQFLKLSQTAGIDVNEVNEKILIGKGVLEGKAQAFVEASRTYGVNEIYLISHALLETGNGASALATGVKVDGDQGERIVYNMYGTGAYDDCPLLCGANYAYEQGWFTPELAIKGGARFVGENYVSEGQDTLYKIRWDPLFASNNGRFGHQYATDIRWAYKQTERMSYLYSLLNGYKLILDIPVYK; from the coding sequence CGAATGTAGAAGATAAGGATATATTAAAGGAAAAAAATACAACTGAGGGATTAGAGAAAGATGAGGGAAATTCCCCTAGTGTAGAGAAAGATATAAACAATCAAACTTCAGAAAAAGAAGCGGATAAAAGTCAAAGTCAATCTTCATTAAAAACAGAAGATGAACCTAAAGAAAATACGCAGGATACATTAGATAATACCCAGGATACATTAGATAATACCCAGGAAAGTGAAAAAGTAAACCCAGAAAAAAATGAAAGTGTTATAGAAAAGGATAGTTCAACAAATGAACAAGAAAATATTTTTCAAGAAAAGAAGGAATCTGATACAACTAATGAAACAAATGAAAAGTCTACCGAGAAAAAGGCTTCGGTCAATACATTAACTGTGCCTAACACATTTTCTGTAGCAGATATTAATAAAAGTAATACAAGTAGACTCGGTCATATTCAAAGCGAAAGTGTAAATATATATGAAAACTTAACAGATATGCCATACATAACAGCAGGAGAAAAATATACGAACCAAGTTTATTATATTAAGCAGCAAGCTGTTATAAAAGGTCAAACTTATTACCTAATAAGTTTAGAGCCAAGTAAAACGAGAGGAGTAGTAGGCTGGGTGAAGGCTGACGACTTATCAACCTACTCGCATACTGGTGTTGATAGTGACAGCAAAACCTTTTATATCAAGGGAACAGGAAGTGCGTACAACAAAGCATGGGGTGGTTCCAAGAATTTAGTATATGGAGATATGTCTAAGTTTGCGAATCATAAATTCACTGTTCACCTGACAGAGGCAGTGGGAACTAATACATGGTATCGTGGTCAATTAAATGGGAAAACAATATGGTTACATGAAGCGTATGTTAAGCCTCTTTTAAAAAGCAATACAAGTAAACTCGGTCATATTAAAAGCGAACGTGTACAAATTTATAAGGATTTAGGTGTACAGACTTCATCGTTTACAGCTGGAGAAACCTATACGAATCAAGTTTACTATATTAAAGAACAGGCTAACTTAGAAGGTCAAACCTATTACTTAATAAGTTTAAAACCAAGTAGAACAAGTGGAGTAGTAGGCTGGGTAAAAGCAAAAGACTTATCAACCTATTCACATACCGGTGTTGATAGGGACAGTAAATCTTTTTATATCAAGGGTACTGGAAGTGCTTATTCTAAAGCATGGGGTGGTTCTAAGGATTTAGTATATGAAGATATGTCTAAGTATGCGAATTATAAATTCACAGTTCACCTAACAGAGGCAGTGGGAACTAATACGTGGTATCGCGGGCAATTAAACGGTAAAACAATATGGTTGCATGAAGCATATGTAGTAACACATAGCCAAAGTCATACAAGTAAGCTTGGGCATATTGTAAGTTCAAATGTAAAAATATTCACTGATCCATATAGTAACTCATCATACAAAACTGCGGAAGAAACCTATACAAATCAGGTATATTATATAAAAGAACAAGCTGTAACAAATGGACAAACTTATTACTTAATAAGTATAGAACCAAGTAGAACAAATGGAGTAATAGGTTGGGTGAGAGCGGAAGACCTTTCAACTTACTCCCATACTAGTGTTAACAGTAATGTCAAAACCTTTTACATCAAAGGCACAGGAAGCGCATACAGCAAAGCATGGGGTGGATCAAAAGATTTAGTCTATGAAGATATGTCACAATATATAAATGAAGAGTTCACAGTTCACCTAACAGAGGCTGTAGGAAGCAACACATGGTATCGGGGTAAATTGAATGGCAAAACAATATGGCTACATGAAGCATATGTGAAGTCTTATATCAAAAGTAATACGAGCAAATTAGGCCATATTAAAAGCGCAAAGGTAAAAATATACAACAGCCTAGAAAGTGAATCCTCTTATAAAACAGCAGGAGAAAAGTATACAAATCAAGTGTATTACATTAAAGAACAAGCTTTTACTAAAAGCCAAAGCTATTATTTAATAAGTCTAGAACCAAGTAGAGTAAATGGGGTAGTAGGCTGGGTGAAAGCAGAGGATTTATCAACTTACTCACATACTGGGGTTGATAGCCAACAAAAGACATTTATTATCGAAGGAACAGGAAATGCTTACAACAAGGCATGGGGAGGATCAAAGAATGTAGTATATAGTGATCTTTCTAACTATAGGAATAAAGAGTTTGTTATTGATTTAACCGAAGCTGTAGGAGGTAACATTTGGTATCGTGGTCAACTGAGTGGCAAAACAGTTTGGATCCATGAATCATTTCTGAAGAAGGTTATAGATATTAGTACTTTTTATAATATGACCTTGGATGAAATGGTAGATATTCAAATGACCGCTACTCCTCAGACTGATAAAAGGTATAAATTATGGATTCGTGAAGACGCCTTTGATAGCATAACTGATGGTGTTGGTACAATTAATAATAATGTTTGGAATTTAAGGCGGGGACCTGGCACAATGTACGCGAGAGGTGGACAAGTTGCTGCAAATTCCACTCATCATATATTAGACAGTTCAATAGGGGCCGATGAATATACTTGGTATAATATCAAGTATACTTCTGGATGGGTAACACCAGATATAATCGATCTCAGATATTACTTAAATCCAGCAAATTTCTTGGATACTTTTAGAGACAAACTCCAATTTTTGAAGTTATCACAAACTGCTGGAATTGACGTGAATGAGGTAAATGAAAAAATCCTTATAGGAAAAGGTGTTCTGGAAGGTAAAGCACAAGCATTTGTTGAGGCAAGTAGAACGTATGGAGTTAACGAGATATATTTAATTTCACACGCTTTATTAGAAACAGGCAATGGTGCTTCAGCATTAGCCACTGGAGTCAAAGTTGACGGTGATCAAGGTGAGCGAATCGTATATAACATGTATGGGACAGGAGCATACGATGATTGTCCTTTACTGTGCGGAGCAAATTATGCCTATGAACAGGGATGGTTTACACCAGAATTAGCTATAAAAGGCGGGGCAAGATTTGTAGGAGAAAACTATGTTAGCGAGGGACAAGATACATTATATAAAATTCGCTGGGATCCTTTATTTGCAAGTAATAATGGTAGGTTTGGTCACCAGTATGCAACTGATATACGTTGGGCTTATAAACAAACGGAAAGAATGAGTTATTTATATAGTCTACTAAATGGTTATAAGTTGATTTTAGATATACCAGTGTATAAATAA
- a CDS encoding glycosyltransferase: MKPTMYFLMNSIELERGGLTRASLKQASFFAELGYDTYMLTFNFNPKYPRIRKKLIEMNKVHKDVTILNMYEELEGNREPVLNDRRSKKVSIKDLTEGKAYDKREEYDAYRVYDNGLYTKYIALNKDGSLEFIDYFNENRYRTKRDTYDLWGNLKKVTYMDFPLNKPRQIIYYNNNGKAYLTQWNNPKNNKVQRLLLFNQDSSIKKTFVNDDVTHKVDWLTEVINRTANDKCVVISDTRSTDEVLINFEHPKAATIWRLHSSHLDEPFEVDSPITKAVKDGIENVDKFNAAVFLTEEQKQDVIRRIGNEAPYQVIPHYHENNNGKSIKKLVSKTKKNTKLGVVVSRLSTLKRIDNIIKAFHITVEKVPDAQLEIWGTGDQFETLEKLIIDLKLEKNVFMKGYTHTPDDIYQKGIFSALTSKKEGFALSVMESMYNKTPVISYDIKYGPNDMIVNNENGFIVENGNIEELSAKMTYMFENPQKTIEMGKNANDYIENHFSKDIYKEKWLEVVDFALKNKFQ, from the coding sequence ATGAAACCGACAATGTATTTCCTAATGAACTCCATCGAATTAGAAAGGGGCGGTCTAACTAGGGCTTCTTTAAAACAAGCTTCTTTTTTTGCAGAGTTGGGTTATGACACGTATATGCTTACTTTTAATTTTAACCCGAAATACCCTCGAATACGTAAAAAACTTATAGAAATGAATAAAGTACATAAAGATGTAACTATATTAAATATGTATGAGGAACTAGAGGGTAATAGAGAACCCGTATTAAATGATAGACGTTCAAAAAAAGTTTCCATAAAGGATTTGACAGAAGGTAAAGCCTATGACAAAAGAGAAGAATATGATGCATATAGAGTATACGATAACGGTCTTTATACGAAATATATTGCCCTAAATAAAGATGGTTCATTAGAATTTATTGATTACTTTAATGAAAATAGGTATCGAACAAAACGTGATACTTATGATCTATGGGGTAACTTAAAAAAGGTCACCTACATGGATTTTCCATTAAACAAACCACGTCAAATTATTTACTATAATAATAATGGTAAAGCATACTTAACTCAATGGAACAATCCGAAAAACAATAAAGTTCAACGACTTCTGCTTTTTAACCAGGATTCTAGTATCAAGAAAACATTTGTTAATGACGATGTTACACACAAGGTTGACTGGTTAACAGAGGTAATAAATAGAACCGCCAATGATAAGTGTGTCGTAATTTCGGATACTAGGAGTACAGATGAAGTTTTAATTAATTTTGAACATCCTAAAGCAGCTACTATTTGGAGATTACATAGTAGCCATTTGGACGAGCCCTTTGAAGTAGATTCCCCGATTACTAAAGCTGTTAAGGATGGAATAGAAAATGTAGATAAGTTTAACGCAGCAGTATTTCTAACAGAAGAACAAAAACAAGACGTTATCAGAAGAATTGGTAATGAAGCTCCCTACCAAGTGATACCACACTACCACGAAAATAATAATGGTAAATCAATCAAGAAATTAGTTTCTAAAACGAAGAAAAATACGAAACTAGGCGTTGTTGTTAGCAGATTATCCACCCTAAAGAGAATTGATAATATTATTAAGGCATTTCACATTACAGTAGAAAAGGTACCTGACGCACAACTAGAAATTTGGGGAACTGGTGATCAATTCGAAACCCTTGAGAAACTAATTATAGATCTCAAACTAGAAAAGAACGTTTTTATGAAAGGCTATACACATACACCAGATGATATTTATCAAAAGGGAATCTTTTCTGCTTTGACATCTAAAAAGGAAGGGTTTGCCTTATCTGTAATGGAAAGTATGTATAACAAAACGCCCGTCATTAGTTATGACATTAAATACGGGCCAAATGACATGATTGTAAATAACGAGAATGGATTTATTGTTGAAAATGGAAATATTGAGGAACTCTCAGCAAAAATGACTTATATGTTTGAAAACCCACAAAAAACAATTGAAATGGGTAAAAATGCAAATGATTATATCGAGAATCATTTTAGTAAAGATATTTATAAAGAGAAATGGTTAGAGGTTGTTGATTTTGCACTAAAGAATAAGTTTCAATAA
- a CDS encoding CDP-glycerol glycerophosphotransferase family protein: MSVNELKNKKIVDLSVLNNTYTLHVPFRNDYISELDSYYFALTHRYGEEIIELDYSIISKEEDYTIFELNFTFNLHNEEFFTHEIWDLSMFKVKDDAVSKVRIKSNYDNLRFNTIIFTEIEKIFYPFTTKKGNVSFRMNDYQLFSTFDEVQLSNDRLSFSGHFTYAPLYLTDDYTLIDLKVIITNNLDDNEIEIPVEKVGREDLFDKYNKNEKLKNAGLKGEFDYFSHIVLAQKKYFKFYLELTYEKDGIQQSIRSTRIRCNHLNNPSQVNFLKYNKKKIKIKMKPTRKSKYLSLQVSEYNVKNEVFRKLRSKWIRFRRSNTLKDLYKTAFVILGKLPVKRKLIMFESFLGKQYSDSPRAIYEYLLENNFSYDMYWSVDRRHMKFFEDKNVKYVRRFSIEWLLLMARAGYWVSNSRLPLWIPKPKHTKYLQTWHGTPLKRLAADMDEVHMPGTNTERYKQNFLKEASKWDYLVSPNAYSSEIFKRAFQFNKKMIESGYPRNDFLLNSNNEETITQIKQSAELPEGKKVILYAPTWRDNQFYAKGKYRFNLELDLARLREEFGEEYVIILRLHYLVAENLDLTGFEGFVFDFSRHEDIRELYLIADLLITDYSSVFFDYANLKRPMFFFVYDIDDYRDNLRGFYFDFEDKAPGPLVKNTEEVISAIKEVDQNGFKPSTTTEAFYQKFCYLEDGHASERVVKEVFKK, encoded by the coding sequence ATGTCAGTAAACGAATTAAAAAATAAAAAGATAGTAGACTTAAGTGTACTAAATAATACATATACACTTCATGTTCCTTTTCGTAATGATTATATAAGCGAACTTGATTCCTATTACTTTGCATTAACACACAGATACGGTGAAGAAATAATAGAACTTGATTACTCCATTATATCAAAAGAGGAAGATTACACCATATTTGAATTAAACTTTACCTTTAATTTACATAATGAAGAGTTCTTCACACATGAAATTTGGGATTTATCAATGTTCAAGGTAAAGGACGATGCAGTATCAAAAGTAAGAATAAAAAGTAATTATGATAATTTGCGATTCAATACTATCATATTTACTGAAATAGAAAAGATTTTTTATCCTTTTACTACTAAAAAGGGAAATGTTTCTTTTCGTATGAATGATTACCAATTATTTAGCACGTTTGACGAAGTTCAACTTTCCAATGACAGGCTGAGTTTTTCCGGACATTTTACCTATGCTCCTTTATATCTCACTGATGACTATACCCTAATTGACTTAAAAGTGATCATTACCAATAATTTGGATGATAACGAAATAGAAATTCCTGTTGAAAAAGTGGGTAGAGAGGATCTTTTTGATAAATATAATAAGAATGAAAAGCTAAAAAACGCTGGCTTAAAAGGTGAATTTGACTACTTCTCACACATTGTATTAGCTCAAAAGAAATATTTTAAGTTTTATTTAGAGTTAACATATGAAAAGGACGGGATCCAGCAATCTATTCGCAGCACTAGGATTCGTTGTAATCATCTTAATAATCCTTCTCAGGTAAACTTCCTAAAGTATAATAAAAAGAAAATAAAAATTAAAATGAAACCAACACGTAAATCCAAATACCTCTCATTACAGGTCTCAGAGTATAATGTAAAAAATGAAGTGTTTCGTAAATTACGATCTAAGTGGATAAGGTTTAGAAGAAGTAATACATTGAAGGATTTATATAAAACTGCTTTTGTGATATTGGGGAAATTACCAGTCAAACGAAAGTTAATCATGTTTGAAAGCTTTTTGGGTAAGCAATATAGTGATAGTCCAAGGGCTATTTATGAATATCTGTTAGAAAATAATTTTTCATATGACATGTATTGGAGTGTCGATCGTAGGCACATGAAGTTTTTTGAAGATAAAAATGTTAAATATGTTCGACGTTTCTCAATAGAATGGTTATTGTTGATGGCACGGGCAGGTTATTGGGTATCTAATAGTCGTTTACCGCTTTGGATACCAAAACCTAAGCATACAAAATATTTGCAAACATGGCATGGAACACCTTTAAAGCGACTTGCTGCTGACATGGATGAAGTTCATATGCCTGGTACGAATACTGAAAGGTACAAGCAGAATTTCTTAAAAGAAGCTAGTAAGTGGGATTATTTAGTTTCTCCTAACGCTTATTCGTCAGAAATTTTTAAGAGAGCGTTTCAATTTAATAAGAAAATGATTGAATCTGGATATCCTAGAAATGACTTTTTATTGAATTCGAATAATGAGGAAACGATAACTCAAATTAAACAATCAGCTGAACTTCCAGAAGGCAAGAAGGTAATACTTTATGCACCGACGTGGAGGGATAACCAGTTTTATGCTAAAGGAAAGTATAGATTTAATTTAGAACTTGATTTAGCACGCTTAAGGGAAGAATTTGGTGAAGAGTATGTAATTATTTTACGTCTTCACTATCTAGTAGCAGAGAACTTGGATTTAACTGGATTTGAAGGATTTGTATTTGACTTCTCACGTCATGAAGATATTAGAGAGTTATACTTAATCGCTGATCTATTAATTACAGATTACTCCTCTGTATTTTTTGATTATGCCAACCTGAAACGTCCAATGTTTTTCTTTGTATACGACATTGATGATTATCGTGACAACTTACGTGGATTCTACTTTGATTTTGAAGATAAGGCTCCAGGCCCACTAGTGAAAAATACGGAAGAGGTTATTTCTGCTATAAAAGAGGTTGACCAAAATGGGTTTAAGCCTTCAACTACTACCGAAGCGTTTTATCAAAAGTTTTGTTATTTAGAAGATGGTCATGCTAGCGAAAGAGTTGTAAAAGAAGTGTTTAAGAAGTAA
- a CDS encoding ABC transporter permease: MKAAIIVMKEQLKHFYLIKRLSAYEIKNQNKNNYLGMAWEVINPSIQILIYWFVFGALREHNKVEIVPGMEVPFINWLLGGFILWIFFYQATIQGSKSIYSRLRMLSKMNFPMSIIPNFVIFSKFYIHIFMLLIAVIIFQLTGFYMNIYYLQFIYFIFAAFCLIFSISLITSTLSTIIRDVHMFLNSTLRMGLYLSGVLWPITILNEFSPIITEILKLNPLYYLIEGYRAALFGTEWHFITHWEYSLYFWGVVIVLFLFGSMLHVKFRRHFIDYL; encoded by the coding sequence ATGAAAGCTGCAATAATAGTTATGAAAGAACAATTAAAGCATTTTTATTTAATAAAAAGACTTTCAGCATATGAAATAAAAAATCAAAATAAAAATAATTACCTTGGCATGGCCTGGGAGGTAATAAACCCATCCATTCAAATTCTTATATATTGGTTTGTTTTTGGTGCTCTCAGAGAACACAATAAAGTTGAAATAGTTCCTGGTATGGAGGTGCCTTTTATTAATTGGCTACTTGGTGGATTTATATTATGGATCTTCTTTTATCAGGCAACAATTCAAGGTTCAAAGTCGATTTATAGTCGCTTACGGATGTTATCTAAAATGAATTTTCCAATGAGCATCATTCCAAACTTTGTTATTTTTTCAAAGTTTTATATCCACATATTTATGCTATTGATAGCTGTAATCATTTTTCAACTCACTGGATTTTACATGAACATCTACTACTTACAATTTATTTATTTTATTTTTGCTGCTTTCTGTTTAATATTTTCTATCTCCCTCATAACATCTACACTCTCTACCATAATTAGAGATGTGCACATGTTTTTAAACTCGACTTTACGTATGGGATTATATTTATCAGGAGTTTTGTGGCCAATAACTATCTTAAACGAATTCTCACCAATAATAACCGAGATATTGAAATTAAATCCACTGTATTATTTGATTGAAGGATACAGGGCGGCCCTGTTTGGAACGGAATGGCACTTTATTACACACTGGGAATATTCGTTATACTTTTGGGGTGTTGTAATTGTATTATTCTTATTTGGATCAATGCTACACGTTAAATTTAGAAGACACTTTATTGATTACTTATAA
- a CDS encoding GW dipeptide domain-containing protein encodes MSSHPYVEIDSDTKTFYIKGSGTGFSRAWGGKKNHVFTELESFENSEFEVNKTQMIGKNLWYYGKLDGKKTWIHDSDLKELER; translated from the coding sequence ATGTCTAGTCATCCTTATGTGGAAATTGATAGTGATACCAAGACTTTTTATATAAAAGGTTCAGGGACTGGGTTCAGTCGTGCATGGGGCGGAAAGAAAAATCATGTCTTTACTGAACTAGAGTCATTTGAAAACAGTGAATTTGAGGTAAATAAAACACAGATGATTGGAAAAAATTTATGGTATTATGGAAAATTGGACGGAAAGAAAACATGGATACACGACAGTGATTTAAAAGAGCTCGAGCGTTGA
- a CDS encoding GW dipeptide domain-containing protein, with product MRRLVILVVALMVFSSFNPFYTYADDSQKEEGKKTTNKAEVDSEPVEKEVNEFGIKKGTIVNGVDISKLSEKELQYVPIGSRDGVVEDSHGEDKVEQRQSTRRYSIFSSYPNVNKRIDSLELSPVSTEYNHNSDFPKFGYRDGVGQVEGVVAHETANNFSTITQEIAYMSRNYNNAFVHAFVDDDRVIEIHPTEYAAWGAGPYANQRFIHVELVRVHSYDEFVKSINNYSNYIASLLVKHNLGVSSAENNGKGILWSHDAVSKYLGGTNHVDPHGYFARWGYDWNNFVELVTEKYDKLIELQSSKLGHINSRSVHIYQDPQNTSQYSKAGETYTNQVYYIKKQAKSNGETYYFISTEPTLNGGGIGWVNANDLSTHDHIELNSHATSFVIKGTGTAYNKPWGGSKNIVYSDLSSLKGSILTVNNADSVGGNAWYNGTLNGKTAWLHSSYVTKLEKSNISRLGHIRSNDVKIYQTVTNISKYAKAGEKYTNAVYYIKQQAKFDGQLYYLISKEPSRVNGVVGWVKAEDMSTHTHVGVDSNQKIFYVKGTGGAFSKAWGGSKDLVYDDMSELKGMRFVVNLTEKIGSNIWYRGMLNGKQVWLHNSYVTDIEKSNTSKLGHIRSADVRIYDTLGSKAKYEEAGEQYTNVVYYIKHQATINDQLYYLISIEPSSTRGVVGWIRANDLSTHEHVGLDSKTKYLTVKGTGTAYNKAWGGFKNVVYGDLSSYKGATFKVDLTETVGSNVWYRGFLDGKLAWIHEAYLN from the coding sequence ATGAGAAGATTGGTTATATTGGTTGTTGCACTTATGGTTTTTAGTTCATTCAATCCGTTTTATACATATGCTGATGATTCACAAAAAGAAGAAGGTAAAAAGACTACTAACAAAGCTGAAGTAGATAGTGAACCAGTAGAAAAAGAAGTAAACGAATTTGGAATTAAAAAAGGAACAATTGTAAACGGAGTAGATATAAGTAAACTATCAGAAAAGGAATTACAATATGTTCCTATCGGTTCAAGAGACGGTGTAGTGGAAGATAGTCATGGGGAAGACAAGGTTGAACAACGTCAGTCAACAAGAAGATACAGTATTTTTTCAAGTTATCCAAATGTAAATAAACGAATAGATTCACTGGAGTTATCACCGGTTTCAACGGAATATAATCATAATAGTGACTTTCCAAAATTCGGTTATCGTGATGGTGTAGGACAGGTGGAAGGTGTAGTAGCCCATGAAACAGCAAACAATTTCTCTACGATTACACAAGAAATAGCCTACATGTCACGCAATTATAATAATGCATTCGTCCATGCGTTTGTCGATGATGATCGTGTTATTGAGATTCATCCAACAGAATACGCAGCATGGGGTGCAGGTCCTTATGCCAATCAACGGTTTATTCACGTTGAACTAGTACGTGTGCATAGCTATGATGAATTTGTAAAATCTATTAATAATTATTCAAATTATATTGCTAGTTTACTAGTTAAGCATAACCTTGGTGTAAGCAGTGCAGAAAATAACGGAAAAGGCATTTTATGGTCGCATGATGCTGTAAGCAAATATCTTGGGGGTACCAATCATGTAGACCCTCACGGATACTTTGCAAGGTGGGGTTACGATTGGAATAATTTTGTGGAACTTGTTACAGAAAAGTATGATAAGCTGATTGAGTTGCAATCTAGTAAACTTGGACATATCAACTCAAGAAGTGTACACATTTACCAAGACCCTCAGAATACAAGTCAATATAGTAAGGCTGGAGAGACTTATACAAATCAGGTCTATTACATAAAGAAACAAGCCAAATCAAATGGGGAAACTTACTATTTTATCAGTACAGAACCAACTTTAAATGGTGGTGGAATAGGATGGGTCAATGCAAATGATTTATCGACACACGATCATATTGAATTAAATAGCCATGCAACATCTTTTGTCATTAAAGGTACGGGAACGGCTTACAATAAACCTTGGGGTGGTTCAAAGAACATTGTTTATAGCGACTTATCCTCATTAAAAGGATCGATATTAACTGTAAACAATGCTGATAGTGTAGGAGGAAATGCTTGGTATAATGGAACACTAAATGGTAAAACTGCATGGTTGCATTCAAGTTATGTAACGAAATTGGAAAAAAGTAATATTAGTAGACTTGGCCACATTCGTAGTAATGATGTCAAAATCTATCAAACGGTTACTAACATCTCCAAGTATGCAAAAGCCGGAGAAAAGTACACAAACGCAGTCTACTATATCAAGCAACAAGCAAAATTCGATGGTCAGTTATATTACCTAATTAGTAAAGAACCAAGTCGAGTTAATGGCGTAGTGGGATGGGTGAAAGCTGAAGACATGTCGACACATACACATGTTGGTGTTGACAGTAATCAAAAGATTTTTTATGTCAAAGGCACTGGGGGAGCATTCAGTAAGGCATGGGGCGGATCTAAAGATCTGGTTTATGATGATATGTCTGAATTAAAAGGAATGCGATTTGTTGTGAACCTAACTGAAAAGATAGGAAGTAACATTTGGTATCGTGGAATGCTAAATGGAAAGCAGGTTTGGTTACACAATAGTTATGTAACAGATATAGAAAAAAGTAATACGAGCAAATTAGGTCATATTCGAAGTGCGGACGTTAGAATCTACGACACACTTGGAAGTAAAGCAAAATATGAAGAAGCTGGAGAGCAGTATACAAATGTTGTTTATTATATTAAGCACCAAGCTACAATAAATGATCAACTATATTATTTAATCAGCATAGAACCAAGCAGCACCAGAGGCGTAGTAGGCTGGATACGTGCGAACGATTTATCCACTCATGAACATGTCGGACTTGATAGTAAAACAAAATACCTAACTGTCAAAGGAACTGGAACTGCCTATAATAAAGCTTGGGGTGGATTTAAAAATGTTGTTTACGGCGATCTATCCTCTTATAAAGGGGCAACATTCAAAGTGGATTTGACAGAAACAGTCGGAAGTAATGTTTGGTATCGCGGGTTTTTAGATGGGAAACTGGCGTGGATTCATGAGGCATATTTAAATTAA
- a CDS encoding glycerophosphodiester phosphodiesterase, translating into MVLNFAHRGSLTEAPENTLPAFQKALDHGTKAIELDVQLTKDDRLVICHNHTFSKYNREINGRIRDFTIDQVKQVDVGSVFSEEFKGVALPTLEEVLEICPLDVKLNVEIKNIPVIYPRIEEILLDCLRKYDRLDNLVISSFDHVALEKVQQLAPDVELGMLFYYRILRAWEYAKDSGLNITSIHPNNVYTDRKFVEKCKENGFNVYPYTVNSVKRYEELVDFGVDGVFSNNPAVFGG; encoded by the coding sequence ATGGTTTTAAACTTTGCACACCGAGGGTCATTAACAGAGGCACCAGAAAATACATTGCCCGCTTTTCAAAAAGCACTAGATCATGGCACAAAAGCTATCGAATTAGACGTTCAACTTACAAAAGATGACCGACTTGTTATCTGCCATAACCATACGTTTTCCAAATATAATAGAGAAATAAATGGACGTATACGGGATTTCACCATAGATCAAGTAAAACAAGTTGATGTAGGATCTGTATTTTCTGAGGAGTTCAAAGGAGTGGCATTGCCAACACTTGAGGAGGTCCTGGAGATATGCCCTTTGGATGTAAAGCTAAATGTTGAAATTAAAAACATACCAGTTATTTATCCAAGGATTGAGGAAATTTTGTTGGACTGTTTGCGGAAATATGATCGATTAGATAATTTGGTTATTTCATCATTTGACCACGTAGCGCTTGAAAAAGTCCAGCAACTAGCACCTGACGTTGAGCTAGGCATGTTGTTCTACTATCGCATTTTACGTGCATGGGAATACGCCAAGGATAGTGGGCTGAATATTACTAGCATCCATCCGAATAATGTTTATACAGACCGAAAATTTGTAGAGAAATGTAAGGAAAATGGCTTTAACGTATACCCATATACGGTAAACTCTGTTAAGCGTTATGAGGAATTAGTTGATTTTGGCGTGGACGGGGTATTTTCGAATAATCCGGCGGTGTTTGGTGGTTAG